Proteins encoded within one genomic window of Candidatus Berkiella cookevillensis:
- a CDS encoding ABC transporter permease, with translation MISYILRRLMYMVPILIGINIIIFALFFIVNTPDDIARMHLGHKHVSQADVENWKRHHGYDKPLFYDAESSGVQQFTETIFFQKSLKLFVFDFGRSDSGRDISTDIMQRMWPSLAIAIPSLILGLLINISFALLIVFFRGSYLDTLGIIICVMMMSVSLLFYIVGGQYFLSKVLKWVPISGYLPDWNLAKFLFLPVMIGVIGGIGSGTRWYRTLFIEEVNKEYVKMARSKGLSELSVLFKHVLPNALIPILTGVVVLLPLLFMGSLLTESFFGIPGLGSYTIDAIQQQDFAIVRSMVFLGAFLYVIGLILTDISYTLVDPRVRFN, from the coding sequence ATGATTAGTTATATTCTAAGACGATTGATGTACATGGTACCCATTTTAATAGGCATTAATATTATTATTTTTGCACTCTTTTTTATTGTGAATACACCAGATGATATTGCGCGTATGCATCTTGGGCATAAACATGTCTCTCAAGCGGATGTGGAAAATTGGAAGCGACACCATGGTTATGATAAGCCGTTGTTTTATGATGCAGAGTCTTCTGGTGTACAACAGTTTACAGAAACAATTTTTTTTCAGAAATCACTAAAGCTTTTTGTATTTGATTTTGGTCGCTCTGATTCAGGTCGTGACATAAGTACTGACATTATGCAACGTATGTGGCCTAGCCTTGCAATTGCCATACCGTCATTAATATTAGGTTTATTGATTAATATTAGCTTTGCCTTGTTAATCGTCTTTTTTAGAGGTAGCTATCTGGATACTTTGGGCATTATTATATGCGTTATGATGATGTCTGTATCTTTGTTATTTTACATTGTGGGTGGCCAATATTTTTTATCAAAAGTACTAAAATGGGTGCCTATTTCTGGATATTTACCTGATTGGAATTTAGCAAAATTCTTATTCTTGCCTGTTATGATTGGAGTGATTGGTGGTATTGGCTCAGGCACGCGCTGGTATAGAACATTATTTATTGAGGAGGTAAATAAAGAATATGTAAAAATGGCGCGCAGCAAAGGCTTATCAGAATTGAGCGTTTTATTTAAGCATGTTTTACCCAATGCATTGATTCCTATTTTGACAGGTGTGGTTGTGTTACTGCCTTTACTCTTTATGGGTAGTTTATTAACCGAATCATTTTTTGGTATCCCTGGTTTAGGAAGCTATACTATTGATGCTATTCAGCAGCAAGATTTTGCAATTGTTCGTTCTATGGTCTTTTTAGGCGCATTTCTTTATGTCATTGGACTTATATTGACAGATATCTCGTACACACTGGTGGATCCAAGAGTACGTTTTAATTAA
- a CDS encoding enoyl-ACP reductase FabI: MGFLAGKKILIAGLISNKSIAAGIAEAMHREGAELAFTYQSDKFEERVKDLAAQWDSKITIACDLSNDEQIAHAFETLKSKWDHIDVVVHSVAFAPADQLTGPYHEAVNRHGFQIAHDVSSYSFAALAKAALPMMQGRKGALLSLSYLGANKTVPNYNVMGLAKASLEANIRYLAASLGPLGIRVNGISAGPIKTLAASGIKSFKKMLSYNENTAPLRRNIEAIEVGNAAAFLCSDLASAITGEIMNVDAGFNTVAMPELDVVE, translated from the coding sequence ATGGGATTTTTAGCGGGAAAGAAAATTTTAATCGCAGGACTTATTAGTAATAAGTCTATTGCTGCCGGCATTGCAGAAGCAATGCATCGAGAAGGCGCTGAATTAGCGTTTACTTACCAATCTGATAAATTTGAAGAGCGAGTAAAAGACTTAGCAGCTCAATGGGATTCAAAGATCACTATCGCCTGCGATCTTTCAAATGATGAACAAATTGCCCACGCTTTTGAAACCCTAAAATCTAAATGGGATCATATTGATGTTGTTGTGCATTCAGTAGCCTTTGCGCCAGCCGATCAACTGACAGGCCCTTATCATGAAGCGGTTAACCGACATGGTTTCCAAATAGCGCATGACGTCAGCTCTTATAGTTTTGCTGCACTTGCAAAAGCTGCTTTACCAATGATGCAAGGAAGAAAGGGAGCACTGCTTTCTTTAAGTTATCTAGGCGCAAATAAAACAGTTCCTAATTACAATGTAATGGGTCTGGCTAAAGCAAGTTTAGAAGCCAATATTCGTTACCTGGCTGCAAGTTTGGGACCTTTGGGTATCCGTGTAAATGGTATTTCTGCAGGCCCTATTAAAACATTGGCAGCTTCTGGCATTAAGAGCTTTAAAAAGATGCTTTCTTATAATGAAAACACAGCGCCTTTACGTCGTAATATTGAAGCCATTGAAGTAGGTAATGCCGCTGCATTCTTATGTTCTGATTTAGCCTCTGCGATTACAGGTGAAATTATGAATGTCGATGCCGGCTTTAATACAGTTGCCATGCCAGAATTGGATGTTGTGGAATAA
- a CDS encoding ABC transporter ATP-binding protein, whose product MKAESILRLKNLQVRLRVKNGWVYAVDGVNLSINAGEIFALVGESGCGKSMTAMAITRLLPTNASMMEGSELWLDDIPLHQLSEYEMKKIRSKKIGFIFQDPMASLNPVLTIGEQIIEAIAYESNHKLKYTEMREQAYTLLSQVRIPDPKRIFKEYPHQLSGGMKQRVVIAMALAKKPDLLIADEPTTALDVTTQAQVLHLIQSLNQMHHMAILLITHDLGVVSQMADKVAVMYAGHIIEQSSAETFFVQTLHPYSQKLLKALPEKTNKNESLAVIPGQVPSLNKPFSLCRFKSRCSVQFKACEESMPNWLMLDNKQQVRCHWYDTELLKKYPKNFRIDQFKKEEMTVSIDENLYEPAMDEKPFIELSGFKVYYPIRKGIFKRTVGHVRAVDGIALSLHEGQTLALVGESGCGKTSVGKAIIRLTEPEGKFIFDGIDFLRLSGSRLRKKRADMQMIFQDPFSSMNPKMRVHDILEEGMLSLKVGSNKQEREDRINVLLEQVGLMPEMKWRYPFEFSGGQRQRIAIARALSVGPKLIVCDEPTSALDVSVQAQILNLLKNLQYELGMSYLFITHNLNVVRYIAHHVAVMYLGKIVEYGTVDKVLNQPKHPYTQALIDAIPSISHAQKGFQPPKGEIPSALNPPQGCHFAPRCPHKMSICESAYPGEYNPDHKQMVRCYLYENEAIAEKTNGQSV is encoded by the coding sequence ATGAAAGCAGAATCTATTTTAAGGCTTAAAAATTTACAGGTAAGACTGCGCGTTAAAAATGGTTGGGTTTACGCAGTAGATGGCGTCAATCTTAGCATTAATGCGGGAGAAATATTTGCACTTGTTGGTGAGTCCGGTTGTGGTAAATCAATGACGGCAATGGCCATTACGCGTTTGTTACCCACTAATGCAAGTATGATGGAAGGTAGTGAGTTATGGTTAGATGACATTCCTTTGCATCAGCTGTCAGAATATGAGATGAAAAAAATACGCAGCAAAAAAATTGGTTTTATTTTTCAAGATCCAATGGCTTCACTTAATCCTGTTCTGACAATTGGTGAACAAATCATTGAGGCTATTGCCTATGAATCTAATCATAAACTGAAATACACAGAAATGCGTGAGCAAGCTTACACCTTGCTTTCCCAAGTTCGTATTCCTGATCCTAAAAGAATTTTTAAAGAATATCCTCATCAACTCTCAGGAGGCATGAAGCAAAGAGTGGTTATTGCCATGGCATTGGCTAAAAAGCCTGACTTGTTAATTGCAGATGAGCCGACCACCGCATTAGATGTGACGACTCAGGCACAAGTACTCCATTTGATTCAATCATTAAATCAAATGCATCATATGGCAATACTTTTGATTACCCATGATTTGGGGGTTGTGTCGCAGATGGCTGATAAAGTTGCCGTGATGTATGCGGGTCATATCATTGAGCAATCTTCAGCAGAAACCTTTTTTGTGCAAACATTGCATCCTTATAGTCAAAAATTATTAAAAGCGTTACCTGAAAAAACAAATAAAAATGAATCTTTAGCGGTTATTCCTGGACAAGTTCCTAGTTTAAATAAACCATTTTCCTTATGTAGATTTAAATCTAGATGTTCTGTGCAATTTAAAGCATGTGAAGAATCAATGCCGAACTGGCTCATGCTGGATAACAAACAGCAAGTGCGTTGTCATTGGTATGATACTGAGCTTCTTAAAAAATATCCTAAAAATTTTAGAATTGATCAATTTAAAAAAGAAGAAATGACTGTCAGTATAGATGAGAATTTGTATGAACCTGCAATGGATGAAAAGCCATTTATTGAATTAAGTGGTTTTAAGGTATATTACCCAATTCGAAAAGGTATTTTTAAAAGAACGGTTGGGCATGTACGTGCAGTAGATGGCATTGCGTTGTCGCTTCATGAAGGACAAACATTAGCGCTAGTTGGTGAGTCCGGTTGTGGTAAAACTTCGGTGGGTAAAGCAATTATAAGACTGACAGAACCGGAGGGTAAGTTTATTTTTGATGGTATTGATTTCTTAAGGTTGAGTGGCAGTCGATTAAGAAAAAAGCGCGCTGATATGCAGATGATTTTTCAAGATCCCTTTTCCTCTATGAATCCAAAAATGCGAGTACATGATATTTTAGAAGAGGGAATGCTCTCTTTAAAAGTAGGGAGTAATAAACAAGAACGGGAAGATAGAATCAACGTGTTGCTTGAGCAGGTTGGTCTAATGCCCGAGATGAAATGGCGCTATCCTTTTGAGTTTTCAGGAGGACAAAGACAACGTATTGCCATTGCACGGGCATTAAGTGTAGGGCCAAAATTGATTGTGTGTGATGAGCCAACCAGCGCCTTAGATGTTTCTGTGCAAGCACAAATTTTAAATTTACTCAAAAATCTGCAGTATGAACTGGGCATGAGTTATCTTTTTATTACGCATAATTTAAATGTCGTACGTTATATTGCGCATCATGTTGCTGTTATGTATTTAGGAAAAATTGTTGAATATGGCACTGTCGATAAGGTTCTAAATCAGCCAAAGCATCCGTATACACAAGCCTTAATAGATGCTATTCCTTCTATTTCTCACGCTCAAAAAGGTTTTCAACCACCTAAAGGCGAGATTCCTTCTGCCCTCAATCCTCCCCAAGGCTGCCATTTTGCTCCGCGTTGTCCTCATAAAATGAGTATTTGTGAAAGCGCATATCCAGGCGAATATAATCCAGATCATAAACAGATGGTTAGGTGTTATTTGTATGAAAATGAGGCTATAGCAGAGAAAACAAATGGTCAGTCAGTCTAG
- a CDS encoding ABC transporter substrate-binding protein, with the protein MLAKYLKCCVYIFILTTSLGCGEGSLNSPYPNAEREDNTLYTSFSERPKHLDPARSYSSDEWIITNQIYEPPLQYHYLKRPYELMPLVASAMPEISFYDKNDQPVSEDDLSKIAYSKYRISILPNVLYQPHPAFAKDNKNQNYLYHALTEDEAEEYDTIQDFEVQSTRELKAEDFVYQIKRLADPTLNSPIFGLMSEYIVGMNTFRDVVDQKYKALGASKNNEEFVDFRDIELDGAKVLNDYQYEITVKGHYPQLLYWLAMPFFAPMPWEAVKFYSQDYLAEHNISLDWYPIGTGPYLLAENNPNLQISLVQNPNFHGEKYPAEGSEEDKAQGLLARQGKPLPFIRKVNFVLEKESIPYWNKFLQGYYDQSGISSDSFDQAVQLNPVGNFSLTDELAVKGVKLQTSVLPTTFYWGFNMLDDVVGGLGEKQKKLRQAISIAFDMEEFINIFQNGRGQVAHGMLPPGIFGFVEDSFNKVVFEDSPTGYQRKSIEQAKKLLAEAGYPDGIDPKTKKTLVLYLDAVVGGGPDTNALYAWIRKQFKKINIDLVVRDTQYNRFQDKMRNGSAQIFSWGWNADYPDPENFLFLLYGPNGKVKFDGENASNYDNPKFNILFEKIKSMRNSPERLALIEEMLAIAQEDAPWIWGYHPKLYTLSHQWMAPFKSNAMSRNTLKYAAIDVKTRSMLREAWNHPILWPISIILAVLLLLIIPAMLQYWRKTHQKMRLDNGLKK; encoded by the coding sequence GTGTTAGCTAAATATCTTAAATGTTGTGTTTATATCTTCATATTAACGACAAGTTTGGGGTGTGGAGAGGGATCACTGAATAGTCCCTATCCCAATGCAGAAAGAGAGGACAACACACTCTATACTTCTTTTAGTGAGCGTCCTAAGCACCTTGATCCCGCTCGTTCATATTCTTCTGATGAATGGATCATTACCAATCAAATTTATGAACCGCCACTTCAATATCATTATTTAAAACGCCCATATGAATTGATGCCTTTGGTAGCTTCTGCAATGCCAGAAATAAGTTTTTATGATAAGAACGATCAACCTGTGAGTGAAGATGATTTAAGTAAAATCGCTTATAGTAAATATCGGATTAGTATTTTACCCAATGTTCTATATCAGCCACACCCTGCCTTTGCAAAAGATAATAAAAATCAAAATTATCTTTATCACGCGCTAACAGAAGATGAAGCAGAAGAATATGATACGATTCAAGATTTTGAAGTTCAAAGTACACGTGAATTAAAAGCGGAAGATTTTGTCTACCAAATTAAACGTCTTGCAGATCCTACTTTAAATTCACCCATTTTTGGCTTGATGAGTGAATATATCGTAGGTATGAATACATTTAGAGATGTTGTTGATCAAAAATATAAAGCACTCGGCGCAAGTAAAAATAATGAAGAATTTGTAGACTTTAGAGATATTGAGCTGGACGGTGCAAAGGTTCTCAATGACTATCAATATGAAATCACAGTAAAGGGACATTATCCCCAGTTGCTTTATTGGTTGGCAATGCCTTTTTTTGCGCCTATGCCTTGGGAAGCGGTGAAGTTTTATTCCCAGGATTACCTAGCGGAGCATAATATTTCATTGGATTGGTATCCAATCGGCACAGGCCCTTATCTATTAGCTGAAAATAATCCAAACTTGCAAATATCGCTTGTACAGAATCCAAATTTTCATGGTGAAAAGTATCCTGCAGAAGGAAGTGAAGAAGATAAAGCGCAAGGTTTACTCGCACGGCAGGGCAAGCCCTTACCTTTTATCAGGAAAGTGAATTTTGTTTTAGAAAAAGAAAGTATTCCCTATTGGAACAAATTTTTACAAGGTTATTATGATCAATCAGGTATTTCATCAGATAGCTTTGATCAAGCCGTTCAGCTCAATCCCGTGGGTAATTTCTCTTTAACTGATGAGTTAGCAGTGAAAGGCGTAAAGCTTCAAACTTCTGTTTTACCGACCACCTTCTATTGGGGCTTCAACATGTTGGATGATGTTGTGGGTGGTTTGGGTGAGAAGCAAAAGAAGTTACGTCAAGCTATCTCCATTGCTTTTGATATGGAAGAGTTTATTAATATTTTTCAAAATGGTCGAGGTCAGGTTGCGCATGGAATGTTGCCTCCAGGCATATTTGGCTTTGTAGAGGATTCTTTTAATAAGGTTGTTTTTGAAGATTCGCCGACAGGTTATCAAAGAAAATCCATTGAACAAGCAAAAAAATTATTGGCAGAAGCAGGATACCCTGATGGTATTGATCCTAAAACCAAAAAAACCTTGGTACTTTATTTGGATGCTGTGGTAGGTGGGGGGCCTGATACCAATGCACTCTATGCTTGGATTCGTAAACAATTTAAGAAAATCAATATTGATCTTGTAGTGCGTGACACCCAATACAACCGTTTCCAAGACAAAATGCGTAATGGCAGTGCTCAAATATTTTCTTGGGGGTGGAATGCAGATTATCCAGATCCAGAGAATTTTTTATTCCTCTTGTATGGACCTAATGGCAAAGTGAAGTTTGATGGTGAAAATGCATCAAATTATGATAATCCTAAATTTAATATATTGTTTGAAAAAATAAAGAGCATGCGAAATTCCCCGGAACGTTTAGCGCTCATCGAAGAGATGCTGGCAATTGCACAGGAAGATGCGCCGTGGATATGGGGTTATCATCCTAAATTATATACGCTCAGCCACCAATGGATGGCACCGTTTAAATCAAATGCCATGTCTCGCAATACACTGAAATATGCTGCAATTGATGTCAAAACCAGAAGTATGTTACGCGAAGCGTGGAACCATCCTATTTTATGGCCGATCTCTATTATTCTTGCGGTGTTACTGCTTCTCATTATTCCAGCAATGCTACAGTATTGGAGAAAAACACATCAGAAAATGCGCTTAGATAATGGACTTAAAAAATGA
- a CDS encoding ABC transporter permease — protein MKWFSLWTDILLYVLIFMLFAFVYKVLKSPVLRQQMRNVVMKPLNCMAIFILCIYVAIGTLDSVHFEITDSATQKEYPNNIISLLDIILKPALTHSEKTYSAPFATHAYTKESAIDEQGDIVREFPRLRYGGIHLENPDLKMQDIKNRVQIVFLQSLILSLAFFVVLSAYFARRQKCSFEVFVISLGRGTQEFPFKTFYFLLFLTLFIILLIQELMPLYHILGTSKVGEDVFYQSMKSIRTGLIIGTLTTLIMLPFATLLGVMAGYFLGWIDDVIQYSYTTLSSIPGVLLIAAAVLTLQVAMTRNEAWFQTMSERSDARLLALCVILGITSWTGLCRLLRGEALKLREIEYVQAARSLGLKHFSIISKHIIPNVMHIILIAVALDFSGLVLAEAVLSYVGVGVDPSTYSWGTMINGARLEMARMPMVWWSLCSAFIFMFILVLSANIFSDALRDAFDPRTQFTGGK, from the coding sequence ATGAAATGGTTTAGCTTATGGACAGATATTTTGCTTTATGTACTGATATTCATGCTTTTTGCATTTGTTTATAAAGTATTGAAAAGCCCTGTACTACGTCAGCAAATGAGAAATGTCGTCATGAAACCACTCAATTGCATGGCTATTTTTATATTATGTATCTATGTTGCGATTGGTACTTTGGATTCTGTGCATTTTGAGATAACAGATAGCGCAACACAAAAAGAATATCCCAATAATATTATTAGCCTCTTAGATATTATTTTAAAGCCAGCACTGACGCATTCTGAAAAAACCTATTCTGCTCCTTTTGCAACACATGCCTATACCAAAGAAAGTGCTATAGATGAGCAGGGTGATATTGTGAGAGAATTTCCACGCTTGCGGTATGGTGGGATTCATTTAGAAAATCCTGATTTAAAAATGCAAGATATTAAAAATAGAGTGCAAATTGTTTTTCTGCAATCTTTGATATTAAGCCTTGCATTTTTTGTTGTCTTGTCTGCTTATTTTGCACGAAGACAGAAGTGTAGTTTTGAAGTTTTTGTGATATCTCTTGGCAGAGGTACACAAGAATTTCCCTTTAAAACTTTTTATTTTTTGTTATTTTTAACACTATTTATCATATTACTTATACAAGAGCTTATGCCGTTGTATCACATTTTGGGCACGAGCAAAGTAGGGGAAGATGTTTTTTATCAAAGCATGAAAAGCATTCGCACAGGTCTTATTATTGGTACTTTAACTACTTTGATTATGCTGCCATTTGCGACATTACTGGGGGTAATGGCAGGATATTTTCTTGGCTGGATAGATGATGTGATTCAATACAGCTATACCACCTTAAGTTCAATCCCCGGAGTCTTATTAATTGCAGCCGCTGTTTTAACGCTTCAAGTTGCAATGACAAGAAATGAAGCATGGTTTCAAACCATGAGTGAGCGTTCTGATGCTCGTTTATTGGCTCTATGCGTTATTCTTGGCATTACAAGTTGGACAGGGCTTTGTCGGTTGTTGCGTGGTGAGGCTTTAAAGTTAAGGGAAATTGAGTATGTACAGGCAGCAAGATCGCTTGGTTTAAAGCATTTTTCTATTATCTCCAAACATATTATTCCCAATGTGATGCATATTATTCTCATTGCTGTTGCATTGGATTTCAGTGGTCTGGTGCTTGCTGAAGCAGTTTTGTCTTATGTGGGGGTTGGAGTTGATCCGAGCACATACAGTTGGGGCACTATGATCAATGGCGCACGATTAGAAATGGCACGTATGCCTATGGTCTGGTGGAGTTTGTGTTCTGCTTTTATCTTTATGTTCATTTTAGTTTTATCTGCCAATATCTTTTCAGATGCATTAAGAGATGCTTTTGATCCACGTACACAGTTCACGGGGGGCAAATGA